One Bacillota bacterium genomic window, AAAAACAGATATTGAAAATCTAATGATTGTTTCTTTGTATGATAATTTATTTTCAATAAAAATCATTGAAAATCATATGCCTGTATTTAATATGATAGAAGAATTTGAAGGTACTGATTCTCAATATGCAGATATCATTGAAAATTACGTTGAACGAATTGCTAACTTTTATCGTTTTAATATTCGTAAAGGAAAAAGCTCTTTATCAAAAATTGTTTTGTTTGATTTAAGCAACGAAAAAAAAGTATCCAAAATATATTCTAGTTTAAATACAAAACTGGAAGAATTTGATTTATTGGTTTTTGATTTGACAAACTTAAATTCTATGATTGATGACCTACCTAAAGCTGCATTTATGGCATATCTTGAAAGTCTTGAAAAAGCTAAAAATAAAGACATTGCAAAAGCAATCGAGTTTAAATTGCATCGTATTCCAAGAATAAACCACTTTTTAAATTATGTTATGGCATTATCTTTTGCAATCTTTACAGGAATTAGTTTAGTTTACATTCCTTTTTACACAACAAATGAAGAAATTATAAATCAAACAGGTTTAAATAATAATTTACAAAATCAATTAACAATTTTAGAAGAAGAAGTATTAATTTTTGAGGACTACACTCAAAAAGAAATTGATTATAGTGAATCATTCGATTACTTAGATGAAGCAGACGCTTCTATCTCTTCTAAAATCACTGATTTGCAAAGTTTTTTTACTGAAGAAATGGAACTTCTTAGTTTTGAAGTAAGCAGTGAAGATTCAATGATTACTTTGGTTATTTCTACTAGTGATTCTTCCATTTTTAATGGATATTTGTTATCGATATATGAAACATTCGGAATCAATAATGAAACTTATGATCTACAACGATGGATGACCAATTAACCTGAAAGTCGATTTTTATCTACTTATGTGTTGGAGGTGAAAGTCTATTATGCGTAAACATGATGTTTTTGGAAGAAAAATTAACCAAATTAAAATTATTTACTTAATCGTTATTATCTTTATTGCGGTTTTTGCCTTTAGATTTGTTCTTTTAGAAATTCAAGCAAACAAGCTAGCTTTACTTGAAGCAGAACAAGTTAGTTTGCAAATTGAAATCAATGATCTTTTATCTTCTCATCAAGACAACACGTATCATGAAATTGATGAAATAATTATAAGTCTTCCTAACTCTTATCAACAATTCATGATGGTAGAAGAATTGAATTTGATTCGAAATAGTGCTGGCTTAGCGAATGCGACAAATTATCAATATGAATTTATCGATGACGTGAATTCTCCGTTTCCTGATGATTTGCCTTCCTCAATTAAATTTGTACGGATTGAACTATCTTTTAGAATTTCTGACCCAGATTTAATTTTAGACTATTTAGATTTACTAAGTGATGCGACTCGAATTTATTTTCTAAATGCAATAAATGTTACTTATTCTCTTGATGGTGCAATAATTGACATGGAGATATATTCGTTTTATAACGATATTGATTTATCATAATAATTAATGAAATAAAACAAACACAGTTTATTCTTTTTAAAGAAAAAACTGTGTTTTTCATATAATTTGTTATTCTGAAATTTTAGTTTTAACTTCTTTTTATTAGTTCAAATTCAGTTCACAATAACTAAGTATAATGACGCTATTACAAAAAGGAGAGATAATAATGTTAAAACTAATCAATATTTCAAAAGACTATAAAGTGGGCGATACTTTAACGCATGCTTTAATTGATATTAATCTAGAATTCAGAGAAAATGAATTTGTGTCAATTTTAGGACAATCTGGAAGTGGAAAAACAACACTTTTAAACTTAATAGGTGGGTTGGATCATTATCAAAAAGGAGATTTACTCGTTGATGGAAAATCCACAAAAGGATTTATTGATAATGAATGGGATTCTTACCGAAACGCAACTATCGGCTTTGTTTTTCAAAATTACAATCTAATTTCACATTTATCGGTACTAGATAATGTTGAAATTGCGCTTACTTTATCTGGAGTGAGTGTAGCCGAAAGAAAAGAAAGAGCTAAAAACGCTTTAATTGACGTCGGACTTGAAGATCAAATTAAAAAGAAACCAAATCAATTATCTGGCGGACAAATGCAGCGAGTAGCCATCGCTAGAGCCTTAGTTAATAACCCGAAAATATTACTAGCAGACGAGCCAACAGGTGCAATTGATTCAAAAACAAGCATTCAAATCTTAGATTTGTTAAAAGAAATTAGTAAAGATAGGCTAGTCATTATGGTAACTCATAACGTTGACTTAGCAGAAAAATATAGCGATCGAATCATTCAATTACTAGATGGTAAAATTATATTAGATAGTAAAGACTATAAAGAATCTTTAGATACAAAAACAACAGGGAAATTGATTAATAAAAAAATTTCTATGTCTTTTATGACAGCACTTAAATCAAGCTATAAAAATCTTACTACTAAAAAAACAAGAACTTTAATTACAGCAATTGCTGGAAGCATTGGAATAATTGGAATAGCGCTTGTTTTAGCGATTAGCAATGGAATGACTCAATATGTAAATTCCATGCAAAGTGATACATTAGCAGGGTTCCCACTTACGATAAGTAGAACAGTAAGCACAACAAATGATATGCTATCTCAACCTCAGCAACATATAAGTGATTTGACAGGTATTACTACATCTTTAATTGATTTTCCAACAACCGATATCATTTACTCTTACGATGCAGAAGCGAATACGCGAGATCACACAAATATCATTACTGAAGATTACATTAATTACATACAAGAATTAGATGAAACTTTATATAATTCAATTTCTTATACGAGTAGTGTAACGTTAAATGTAATTGCAGAAACTGATAATGGTGGATATGTAAAAGTTAATACATCCGTCACTTCAAGTTCATTTGGATTTTCATCGGATAGTTATTTTAATGAAATTCCAAATAGCAGAGAATTTATTGAAACTCAATACGATTTACTAGGAAGTAATAGCAGTTACCCAGAAAATTATAATGAAATCGTTTTGATTGTTGATAAGCAAAATAGAGTTGATATCAGTTTACTAGAAGACTTTGGCATAACAATAAATGATGAATTTGTAATAGATGATTTTATAGGAATGCAATTTAAAGTTGTTACAAACAATGATTATTATACTCAAAACGAGTCAATATTTATTGCCAATACTGATTATGAATCAATGTATGTAAGTGGTGAATCCATTACTTTAACGATTGTTGGAGTTATGAGAGTAAAAGAATCCGCATCTAGTGAAATATTATCTACAGGAATAGGCTATACTTCAATGCTTACCACTCAAGTATTATCAGATGCTTTAACATCAGATGTTGTTGTAGCTCAAGAAGCAAGCCTTGATGTAAATGTCTTAACAGGGCAACCATTTAATGACATCGTTACATATCAAAATGTCATGCGGACGATAGGCGGAGATGATTCTCCTACCGGAATACAAATCTACCCAGTATCATTTGATTCAAAAGATGCTATAAAGACTTATCTTGACGCATATAACCTTAATTTAGATGGAACAGATATGGTTATATACACAGATTTAGCAGAAACAATATCAGGGACGATTTCAACATTAATTAGTACAATAACGTTAATATTATCTTCATTTGCAGCTATTTCGTTAATAGTTTCTTCCATTATGATAGGAATTATAACTTATGTATCCGTTGTAGAAAGAACAAAAGAAATTGGGATTTTACGGAGCATTGGAGCAAGAAAAAAGGATATTAGTCGTGTATTTAATGCCGAAACAATTATTATTGGCTTAACAGCAGGAGTTATAGGCATCATTGTAACAATTCTTCTTATATTTCCAATTAATATGATTATTCAACGTGCTTTAGGAATTTCAAGTTTTGCTAGTTTGCCAATTTTAAGTGCGTTAGGACTTATCTTAATCAGTATTGGATTGACTTTTATTTCTGGTTTAATTCCAAGTAAAATTGCAGCAAACAAAGATCCAGTTGTTGCGTTAAGAACTGAATAATTTGTAAATACTAAAATATAAGATATAATTAAGAGAAGAAACATCTCTTAATTTGTCTTTTTGGGGGGAAATTATGATTAAAATATTAATCGCAGAAGATGACGATTCAATTCGGAAGTTAATATCAAAGTATTTATCAAGCGAGAATTTTGAAGTTGTTGAATCAGAAAACGGGAAAAAAGCTTTAACATTTTTTGAAACACAACACTTTGATATAGTCATAACTGACGTTTTGATGCCTTTACTTGATGGAAATGAATTAACAACTTCTATTCGAAAAATAAATATAGAGATTCCTATTCTAATGCTCACAGCTTTAGAATCTTTTAGCGATAAGGAAAAAGGATTTTTAAGTGGAACCGATGATTATTTGGTCAAACCAATTGAAATGAAAGAATTGCTATTAAGAATCAAAGCTCTATTAAGAAGATCAAAAATTGCTAGTGAAAATAAAATTGAATACAAAAATATACTTTTAGATTTGAAATCTAATGTAGCTTTGATTGGAAATGAAAGAGTTGAATTAACCAAAAAAGAATTTTTACTGCTTTATAAATTAATCTCTTACCCAAATATTATTTTTACTAGAAATCAACTTATGGATGAAATATGGGGCTATGATAGTGAAAGTTATGATCGGACGATTGATACACATATCAAACGAATTAGAGAAAAAATTAAAAGTGAAGATTTAGAAATTATTACTGTAAGAGGACTTGGGTATAAGGTGATATTAAAATGAAAAAATTATCTACAAAAATAGTCGCGATTTTAATTGT contains:
- a CDS encoding ATP-binding cassette domain-containing protein, which encodes MLKLINISKDYKVGDTLTHALIDINLEFRENEFVSILGQSGSGKTTLLNLIGGLDHYQKGDLLVDGKSTKGFIDNEWDSYRNATIGFVFQNYNLISHLSVLDNVEIALTLSGVSVAERKERAKNALIDVGLEDQIKKKPNQLSGGQMQRVAIARALVNNPKILLADEPTGAIDSKTSIQILDLLKEISKDRLVIMVTHNVDLAEKYSDRIIQLLDGKIILDSKDYKESLDTKTTGKLINKKISMSFMTALKSSYKNLTTKKTRTLITAIAGSIGIIGIALVLAISNGMTQYVNSMQSDTLAGFPLTISRTVSTTNDMLSQPQQHISDLTGITTSLIDFPTTDIIYSYDAEANTRDHTNIITEDYINYIQELDETLYNSISYTSSVTLNVIAETDNGGYVKVNTSVTSSSFGFSSDSYFNEIPNSREFIETQYDLLGSNSSYPENYNEIVLIVDKQNRVDISLLEDFGITINDEFVIDDFIGMQFKVVTNNDYYTQNESIFIANTDYESMYVSGESITLTIVGVMRVKESASSEILSTGIGYTSMLTTQVLSDALTSDVVVAQEASLDVNVLTGQPFNDIVTYQNVMRTIGGDDSPTGIQIYPVSFDSKDAIKTYLDAYNLNLDGTDMVIYTDLAETISGTISTLISTITLILSSFAAISLIVSSIMIGIITYVSVVERTKEIGILRSIGARKKDISRVFNAETIIIGLTAGVIGIIVTILLIFPINMIIQRALGISSFASLPILSALGLILISIGLTFISGLIPSKIAANKDPVVALRTE
- a CDS encoding response regulator transcription factor, translating into MIKILIAEDDDSIRKLISKYLSSENFEVVESENGKKALTFFETQHFDIVITDVLMPLLDGNELTTSIRKINIEIPILMLTALESFSDKEKGFLSGTDDYLVKPIEMKELLLRIKALLRRSKIASENKIEYKNILLDLKSNVALIGNERVELTKKEFLLLYKLISYPNIIFTRNQLMDEIWGYDSESYDRTIDTHIKRIREKIKSEDLEIITVRGLGYKVILK